ATCACATATGCCACCATATACAAGTGTGATAACTTTTCGGTAAGACTTAATAATAAAAGTGCATTCTAGATTGGATGCATTTGTTGGATATTCTAACATAATATGATgcccaaacaaacaaaaaaataataataattgcagAAGGAAATTTTTTGTGCGTAGATCATATAGTGGAATAGAACATAATAGTAGCATTGTGAATATGGATTCCATGAACAAATTTTATGAATACATTCTGTTTCTTTGCAGATGTGTATATTCTTCTTGCCCCCAAAAGCAGTTATTCCTCTTCATGACCACCCCGGAATGACTGTTTTCAGCAAACTACTTGTAGGAtcaatgcatataaaatctttcgACTGGCTCGATACTGCCACATCAAGTTTCTCTACACCCTCAGCTAAATGTAAGCTCTTTTTCTTTATGATCACGTCTCTCTGAACTTTTCAGTCCATTGGCTTATGAACCTTTCATCTGGTTGACAACTCATGCTATAATTGCAGTGAGACTGGCAAAGTTGGTGCTTGATTCTGAGTTCACTGCTCCTTGCAACACCTCCATTCTTTATCCAACAACTGGAGGGAACATCCATACCTTCACAGCCATCACACCATGTGCTGTGCTTGATGTTCTAGGACCCCCTTACTCGAAGGAAGATGACCGTGACATTACTTACTATCAGGATCATCCCTACAGGAAATATTCAGGTAAGCAGCAGCTTCTACACACCGTGTGCTTGCAGGTTGTTCTTTGCTAGTTTCATTACATGCACTATTAGGTTGTTGATAAAAGCATCACAAAACATAAATTAGGCAGTAGGTACCCTCCATAATGATATGTATCTTCTCTGTCAGGTGCTTCCtataatcaaacatgatattcgacCTCTCCATGCAGAGTGTTCAAGTAGCTGGTTGTTTTCTTTCCAGATGGTAGACACTAAACATTAGCATTGTTTCAGGAATTGATCTGTTAATCTGGTTCGATATTACAAGACTGATTAAGGATGACATTttgaagcacataagattaagttAGACAGGAATTGATACTTTCTGTTCCTTCATTTACGAAATCCTTCGACCTTTTTCCAGATGGTGATACTGACCAAGGTGGAGTGGAGGATCATTGCCATGGATGGTTGGAAGAAATTGATGTATCCAGGTATTTGAAGATGGATGGTGTGGCGTACCTGGGCCCACAGGTTATAGATGGTTGACAACAGTTCTGACCAGTTTTAGGTCAATACTCCCCATTTGGAGCAGTGATGTCAtttacttcttttcttcttcttaagTTTCTTTTTCCCGTTTTGTGAGTCTGATGTCAAGATGTGCaaaggtggaattgttttgaaggTGATAACACCATGGTTTTGTACTGCCTGGATTATCAATATCTGTTCAACTCCTAGTCATGGACTTCACTTTTTCTCTTTGATTCTGGGCTATGGCAATGGTCAAATTCATTCAGCTTTGAGCAATACACAAAGCAGTTAATATTTCAATTCCACATGTTAATCCTAATCTTACTTATGATTCTGGGTTGTGGCAATGATCAAATTCATTCAGTTTTTGGCAATACACAAAGGAGCTTACATATAAATCTGCTGTTGGATTAATAATGACCCAATCCAATCAAAATCCTTACTGATATCTATGAATAAAAGATtacaacatttagacttcactgctgATTTTAGTTCTGATTTGCTGCTCATCATGCTCCCTCTGCACCAAGTTCTAAAGTTCTAAAGGGGGATTTGAAAAGATGCCATTGGTTCTTTGAGATGCCAAGACATCTTTTGGCTTTATATTGATGGAGATAATATATGACTTGGATTTGTGTCTCGAAGCTCATCAATCTTCGGAGGGGGACTGAGGTGAGATTCCTCCCTTGCTGTGAACAGCCAAGTTGATGACTCAAAAAAATATTCATGTACTGCCAATCACATGTTCAAAAAGAGAGTGTAGCCTCCTTTTtcacagcgagagagagagagagagagagagagagagagagagatttgggtCTTACTACAAAGGATCCTATCAAAACCATCCATTCCATCTTCAATTTCCTTCTACTGTGTTTTGATCTGAAGTTTAAAGAAAGAAAGGAGTAACATAGAGTTGATTTCCTCCTAAACATCACCACTGTGTTTGACATGATAAGTGGAAACCCAGAGATTAAACTGAGACAAACAATGGATTCTTCTGCTACTTAGAAGTTGGTGCCATTAGCTCAGTGGAAGATGACAAGGTTTGCAGCAGTTGTAGCTTATAGTTCATAGGAATCTGCACAAAAGATGGCCATTTGACAGTGTCTGTCATGTGGAGATGTATCCCACTGACTCATTCGCACAGTGACAGTCTtaatttttcctttctttttctttctttattgtgAGACCCAcaatcttattcttcttctttgtttttatTTCTGTGCATGTCACAATAGAATTAATTTGGTCTCTCCTCTGTCACATACATGAAATcatttatttcttcttcttctccatcatGACATCAGATCTGGACCGTCCATTTTGCTAATCTTGATCTATCACATCCTTCGTCTCTTACCGACGCGTGCTGCGTACTCGATCCCGACATGCATCGAGAAGTGCTGTGTCCTGGCCCCACCCCTTCTCGTCCTCTGCCTGCATGCCACGTTGCAGTCGAGTCATCATACGTCAGATATCTCTGTTGTGACTGCTATTGTCCCACTTACAAACGTTTGATTGCGAATGGACGTCCAGTCTTATCGTGTCCCGTTGCCCCAACGCATACCCCAATTGTGGCGGTCCACTCACTTTGCTTTTGTTAGTGGGGCCCGTTCGGAACTGAGAAGTACAATAATTGGGGAGATTCTGATGGTCTGTGTCAACTTTGTGTCACCCGCCACCAGGGAAAACGAAAGCTTCTCCATGCATGAACTCGCCCCAATCGACGGCCCAGAAAGCTCATCTCGGCCATCCGACGGCCGAAACCTTGTGATTCATCTGATGGACTGACATGTTCTTTCGGTATTTGTCATAGGCAATCTCGTCAAATCATGTGAATTGTAATCGGCGGTTCAGAAAGCTCGTCTATGCCATCGGACGGTCGAGACGCCATGATTCACCTGAAGGACTAATATAACCTCCTCTTGAGCCTTGAAATCGACGGTCGAAAGGCTCCAATCTACCATCGGATGGTAGAGACGCCATGATTCACCCGAAGGTCTCGAACGACGGTTTTGTATTTATTATGGGTAATTTCGTCAATATGTGTGAAAAGTGGCGCCTTAACAGAGCCTGCGACCGTTGGCAGCGGCGCCGGAGGAAGCGTAAGGCGGAGGAGAAGCCAAAGAAAGAGAAACACTCGAGGGCTTCGATCTCCCCCTTCGAAGACCCGAAcaaggaaagaagaaaaagggaGGTTTAAAGGCGGAGGGAGGAAGGGGGGGAGAGAGGGAAGGCTGGCCAATTGCTCCTCTTTTGGCTTCTCTTTGGCTTTAATGGTGCCGGAAGGAAACTTAAAAGTAAGAGAAAGCGAGATCTCTCGGATGGTGCTTGGCTCCTGCCGTCGTGGCCAAAAAGGGACACGGGGTCTTGTTGGTATGCGCCTTCGGCTTTTGCCCAGTTCGATGTACGGATACTCTTCGACTTTTCCTGTTCACCGCACAcccgtgagagagagagaatgtaaCTATATGTAAGAGTTCTGGTTCCAATAACCCTAGAGCTTTCAAATTGAGCTTAGCTTTTTTCTTAGTGGATTTGGCGTTGAAGAAAAGGAGGAAGGAGTAATCTTTCGTAGATTTTATGCCTATGAGTGTTACATTGTAGCTTCTCATCTTCGCATGTCTCCTCGATATGTGCAGTTACTGAATGATTTCGGGTGTTCTCGCCAGTTGAAGGAGGGGAGAAAGGAGTGAGCTTCCGTAGTTCCGTCTTCCTGTTGCCGCTATTTCGTTGCTTCTATTGCTGCATTGCTCCGTTGCAGACCGAGGCTGCTAAGTTGGAATCTTGATTCGTTTCCTGGGTATTGATTGCTCCCGGTTTGCTTGAGCTCCCAGCTTCGCTGATGCAGCTGGCAGCTGTGTTACAGTAAGGTCGAAGGTATCCACCCGCTCGTCGAACTATTTTTCAGTCGATATCAGCTTCCATCTTCCTCTCTAAAACTAATTCTTTAGTTCTATTTTTTCTAAAGGAAAAATCTTCTGGTGAGATCAGAGCAGAAGTCGATCCAAGCTGATAAATTTCTGTTGCCAAAAATGGCTGTTGGAAGCTACCCTTGTTGTTTGCTCGTCTTATCCATGATCTTGATCCTTACTCCGTGCGCATACCAATTGCAACCAGCAGAAGTTTTGTCCCTCCTCCGAATCAAGCGGCTCTTGAACTACCCAGCTATCTTAAGTAGGTGGAATGTTGATACAGACTTCTGCAGCTACGAAGCAAACCCATATGTAACTATAATTTGCTACGAAGAGAGCATAACCCAATTGCATATAACCGGCAATAAGAGTGCTCCACCTCTTCCTCGAAGCTTCTCTATGACTCTCTTATTTGCTACTCTGTATCGGCTCCCTAATTTGAAGGTCCTCTCTCTGACATCCCTGGGTTTGTGGGGTCCCCTGACCGGGAAGATTTCTCGTTTATCTTCTCTAGAGATAGTCAACATGAGCACAAACTATTTGTATGGAGCAATTCCTAAACAAGTTTCCAGACTGACAAATCTCCAAACTCTGATACTTGATCATAACATGTTCAGTGGACGTGTTCCGGATTTGTTAGGTGAGCTTCCACGCCTGTCTGTTTTGAGCTTAAAGAACAATTCTTTGAGTGGGCCTCTGCCGGATTCCTTTAGCAGCTTAAAGCCACTCAGGGTGCTTGTGCTGTCCTCCAATAGCTTGTCAGGGGAATTGCCTGATCTCAACAGTTTATCAAACCTTCAAGTGCTGGATTTGGAGAACAATTACTTTGGACCACGGTTTCCAAGCTTGGGGAGGAAGGTTGTCACCCTTGTGTTGAGAAAGAACAGGTTTTCTGGTGGCTTGCCAGCTGAAGTAAATACTTATTATTTGCTCGAACACTTGGACATATCCTTCAACAGATATACTGGGCCCTTCCCAGCATCTTTGTTGTCTCTGCCATCTATTCATTATCTCAGTATTTCTGGAAACCGATTCACTGGCATGCTTTTGCAAAGT
This genomic stretch from Musa acuminata AAA Group cultivar baxijiao chromosome BXJ3-9, Cavendish_Baxijiao_AAA, whole genome shotgun sequence harbors:
- the LOC135585836 gene encoding plant cysteine oxidase 2-like isoform X1, which translates into the protein MKVEASNGEEEKRSGSKRNGEMLVRGRRCRRRTRWRVTAIQRLFLACKSVFKGPGTIPEPADVEMLQLLLGISSEPLPHPRVALHELIRFGSFSDKMRPEDVGLSTDLLFFKSKSSSKGTPRITYATIYKCDNFSMCIFFLPPKAVIPLHDHPGMTVFSKLLVGSMHIKSFDWLDTATSSFSTPSAKLRLAKLVLDSEFTAPCNTSILYPTTGGNIHTFTAITPCAVLDVLGPPYSKEDDRDITYYQDHPYRKYSDGDTDQGGVEDHCHGWLEEIDVSRYLKMDGVAYLGPQVIDG
- the LOC135585836 gene encoding plant cysteine oxidase 1-like isoform X2, which encodes MKVEASNGEEEKRSGSKRNGEMLVRGRRCRRRTRWRVTAIQRLFLACKSVFKGPGTIPEPADVEMLQLLLDKMRPEDVGLSTDLLFFKSKSSSKGTPRITYATIYKCDNFSMCIFFLPPKAVIPLHDHPGMTVFSKLLVGSMHIKSFDWLDTATSSFSTPSAKLRLAKLVLDSEFTAPCNTSILYPTTGGNIHTFTAITPCAVLDVLGPPYSKEDDRDITYYQDHPYRKYSDGDTDQGGVEDHCHGWLEEIDVSRYLKMDGVAYLGPQVIDG